A single Nicotiana tabacum cultivar K326 chromosome 5, ASM71507v2, whole genome shotgun sequence DNA region contains:
- the LOC107760502 gene encoding uncharacterized protein LOC107760502, whose translation MKGYSRGHKGDWWWNEEVQRKVKAKKVAYIKPVRSTDEEEKRTFTVAKIAAFERLYEDLGGKGGDRKLYNLDKSRERKARDLDQVRYIKDGDCKVLVEEVCIRSKWHEYFYRLLNEGGGKDIVLGELENSGSQRDFRYYRRIRSDEVEGAMQKMSRGKATGPDEIPVEFWKEVGRAGLKWLTCLFNVIFKTKKMHGDWRWSLMVPLYKNKGDIQELIDETRGGVNARLGVWIQKLESKGFKLTRSKIEYLKCKFSDGLHEEGVEVKISTQVIPKRDSFKYLGAIIQGNEEINENVTYWSRVNEMEARLRGFV comes from the exons ATGAAGGGTTATTCACGAGGTCATAAaggggactggtggtggaatgaggAGGTCCAAAGAAAAGTGAAAGCTAAGAAAGTGGCATATATAAAGCCAGTGAGGAGTACAGATGAGGAGGAAAAGAGGACGT TCACAGTGGCTAAGATTGCAGCTTTTGAGCGATTGTATGAGGATCTTGGGGGTAAAGGAGGCGATAGGAAGTTGTACAATTTAGACAAGAGTAgggagaggaaggctcgggaccTAGACCAAGTGCGATACATCAAAGATGGAGATTGTAAGGTTTTGGTGGAAGAGGTATGTATTAGGAGTAAATGGCATGAGTACTTCTATAGACTCTTAAACGAGGGAGGGGGCAAGGACATCGTATTAGGTGAGTTGGAAAACTCAGGGAGTCAGAGGGATTTTAGGTATTATAGGCGTATTAGGAGCGATGAGGTTGAAGGGGCAATGCAAAAGATGAGCAGGGGTAAGGCAACTGGGCCTGACGAGATCCCAGTGGAATTTTGGAAGGAAGTGGGTCGGGCTGGCTTGAAATGGCTTACTTGTTTGTTTAATGTCATTTTCAAGACGAAGAAGATGCATGGAGATTGGCGGTGGAGTTTGATGGTCCCATTGTATAAAAACAAAGGTGATATACAGGAAT tgattgacgagacgcgaggcgGTGTTAACGCTAGGTTGGGAGTTTGGATACAGAaactggagtctaaaggtttcaagttgactAGGTCAAAAATTGAGTACTTAAAGTGCAAGTTTAGTGATGGGTTGCATGAAGAAGGAGTAGAAGTGAAGATTAGTACTCAAGTCATCCCCAAAAGAGATAGTTTTAAGTATCTTGGGGCCATTATTCAAGGTAATGAGGAGATTAATGAGAATGTTACTTATTGGAGCAGGGTGAATGAGATGGAAGCTCGCCTTAGgggttttgtgtga
- the LOC107760501 gene encoding uncharacterized protein LOC107760501, with protein sequence MLYGAKYWPVKKFHVQKIKAAEIRKEDVRGKVGVASMEDKLQESRLRWFGHMKRRDIDALVRRCEGLSMAGQWRGRGRPKKYWREVIRQSGHVIASAYQGYDP encoded by the coding sequence atgttgtatggggctaaGTATTGGCCTGTCAAGAAGTTCCATGTCCAGAAGATAAAAGCAGCTGAAATTAGGAAAGAAGATGTTAGGGGTAAGGTGGGAGTGGCATCTATGGAGGACAAGTTGCAGGAATCtaggttgagatggttcgggcatatgAAGAGGAGAGATATAGATGCACTAGTCAGGAGGTGTGAGGGGTTATCCATGGCGGGTCAGTGGAGGGGAAGGGgaaggcctaagaagtattggagagaggtTATTAGGCAGTCAGGACATGTCATTGCTTCAGCTTACCAAGGATATGACCCAtaa
- the LOC107760504 gene encoding mitotic spindle checkpoint protein MAD2: MASRTATKDIITLRGSAAIVAEFFGYAANSILYNRGVYPEESFAKVKKYGLQMLLTQDEGVKTFISNLTAQLSEWLEAGKLQRMVLVIMSKASGEVLERWNFSVETDSEVVEKGVSREKSDKEIMREIQAIMRQIISSVTFLPCLEEPCVFDVLAYTDTDVAVPFTWIESDPKLIANPHMVKLHSFDTKIHKVDTLVSYKNDEWDEA, from the exons ATGGCATCAAGAACAGCCACCAAGGACATAATCACGCTTCGCGGATCAGCAGCAATTGTCGCTGAATTTTTTGGCTATGCAGCAAATAG CATTTTGTACAATAGAGGAGTATATCCTGAAGAAAGTTTTGCGAAGGTGAAGAAATATGGTCTGCAGATGTTGCTTACCCAAGATGAAGGTGTCAAGACCTTCATTTCCAATTTGACTGCCCAACTCTCTG AGTGGTTGGAAGCTGGAAAGCTACAAAGGATGGTTCTTGTGATCATGAGCAAGGCCTCTGGTGAGGTACTAGAGAGGTGGAATTTCAGTGTCGAAACCGATAGCGAGGTTGTTGAGAAAGG TGTTTCAAGGGAGAAAAGTGACAAAGAAATAATGAGGGAAATTCAAGCAATTATGAGGCAAATTATTTCCAGCGTCACTTTTTTGCCTTGCCTTGAGGAACCAT GTGTGTTTGATGTGTTAGCATACACTGATACAGATGTTGCAGTTCCATTCACTTGGATTGAGAGTGATCCTAAACTGATTGCAAATCCACATATGGTCAAACTGCATTCATTTGACACCAAG ATTCACAAGGTTGACACTTTGGTTTCATATAAAAATGATGAATGGGATGAGGCTTAG